TAAGTCACCTTCAAAGTTTGAATTAAAAATAATGTTTGCCCCATCAATTGGCAAGAAGACAAATGAGAAGACAAAAATCGAGAAAGAGAAAATCGGAGTGAATTTGAAAGCGAAATTTTTTACATTAAATGGAACAATGTCCTCCTTAGTCAAAAGCTTGACAAAGTCAGCAAATGGTTGAAAAACGCCAAAGGGACCAGTATATGTGGGTCCCATCCTATTCTGCATCCGCGCCTCAATCTTTCTTTCAACCCAATCGCAAAACATCGTGAAAAATAAAATGAAAGTGAAGCCTGGAAAAATCAACACACGAAACAGGAAATCCAAATCAAAACTCATTCTGCATCCTCCTATCTATCTGTGCATGAGAAACATGGATCGAGACTGACAAAGCTTGCTGGCACATCTGCAATATTACCGCCCTCGGCAATCTTAACGAAAGCTGGAATATTAGCGAAAGTCGGAGTGCGCACCTTAACACGTTCGGGATACGCTGTTCCATTACTTTTCACATAATAAAACAACTCCCCCCTAGGCGCTTCAACACGCCCAATAGCCTCGCCTGCTGGCACAATCCTTGGCACCCTGATTCTGTAAGGGCCACTTGGCAAATGTTCTAGGGCATATTGTATTATGTTAATGCTTTCAACAATCTCACCTAAACGAACCATAAGCCTAGCCCAAGCGTCACCTTCATCATAAGTGATAACCCTAAAAGGTATTTCATTGTAAGCTGCGTATGGCTCATCCCTTCTAACATCCATATCCACACCAGACCCCCGCGCCACAGGACCAACAACACACAATTTTAACGCGTCTTGCTTGCTTAAGACTCCAACATCCCTTGTTCGCATTTTTAATGTTGAATCATTCTCAAAAAGTTGCCTATAAAAACTCATTTTCTTCTTTAAGCTTGCCAATCCCGCATTAATTTTTGAAATAGCCTCTTCTTTTAAGTCTCTTCTAACGCCTCCTATGGTGATGAATGATGTGATAACCCTATTGCCAGTAAGCTCCTCCATAATGTCTAACACTGGCTCTCTGTCGCGCCACATATAATGGAATAGGGTTTCATACCCAATTTCTAAGCCAGCATGACCCAAAAGAAGCATGTGACTATGAATCCTATTCAACTCCAAAATTATTGTGCGCAAATACCTAGCCCTAGGCGGTACGTTCACACCCATTATTGCCTCAACCGTCTGGCAAAAACAGGTAGCATGACAAGCATTACATATGCCACATATTCTCTCAACCAAGTAAATATTCTGCAAGTAAGTTCGACTTTCTGCAGCCTTCTCAATACCCCTATGAACATAGCCAATCCTAGGCGCAACTTCCTTCACAATTTCTCCATCAACTTTCAAAGAAAACTTTTCAGGCTCTATCAAGGCAGGATGCTGAGGCCCTAACACAATGTTTACTAGCTTCTCACCGTTGGAAACTCGCTCATGATCCTTTGAAGCCCCAGAAATCTGTGTTTTGCTCTGAAAATTTGCAGCTGTGACATCCTTTCTAAGCGGGAAAACATTTTCCGGCCAGTCTTCTGGAAGAATAAGTCTCTTCGGGTTTGGGTGTCCCTCGAATGTTACGCCAAAAAGGTCAGATACTTCCCTTTCATGGAAATTCGCTCCAGGAATTAGGTCCGTTATGCTTTCAATCTTTGCATTTTCCTTTGAAACAATGGTTCCGATGGTAATTATTGTGCCACAGATGCGAATGTGATACATTAACTCAATCTTTTCGCCGAGGTCAACGCCCGTAATTGCGGAAATACCTGCATTTCCATCCTGTTTGAGTAGAACTTTTACAGCGTCTTTGTGGGCTCCAGCCTCAACTTGGATGCATGTTTTTTCGGGACGCAGAGATTTAGTTTGGAGTATCCTATCCCTAAGCGCATCGCTTAAGGCTTTCAAAATCTCATCAATGTTTATCGACATGCTTTGCCTCCTTGAGCGAATCAAGCAATTTTAAAATACCGTCAATTATCGCCTCTGGCTTTGGTGGACATCCCGGAATATAAACATTGACCGGAATGACTTTATCAACGCCGCCAATCACATTGTAACTTCCTTCAAACACTCCGCCCGAACAAGCACACGCACCTATGGCAACAACAAATCTAGGCTCAGGCATCTGCTCATAAATACGCCTTAATCTATCCGCACATTGACGGGTGACAACACCAGTGGTTAATAGAACATCAGCATGTCTCGGCGAAGGTTCAAGCAATATTCCAAAACGTTCAACATCATATCTAGGCGTTAAAAGGGCGACAACCTCAATATCGCAAGCGTTGCACGCTCCAGAATTAAAATGAAGAACCCAAGGTGATCTTAGCCTCGCCCACTTTAAAAGGCTGGCTCTACTCGTTAACGGTCGCCTCCATCTAAAAGCAACAAGCCAGACAAAAGGACAATGAATAAGTAAATTACGAAGAACAAAACATTTGCCATGTGAATAGCCAATGCAGCAAAAGCCGTCAACAGCACCGACGAGTCCAAAATCACAAAGTATATAAGATATCTATAATGAGAAACGCTGACTTTCAATTTATCAAAATTCACCTTCTCACCACAAGCATAAGCAGATTTACCATTTTCACTACGCATAGATTTAGGGGACAACAAACGTCCAAGCAAATAAATTATAGATGATACAGCCAGAATCAAAACAAAGGCAACAGCCAGCTCAATAATCGTATGCTTACCTCCTTAAACCCGATAATTATGCTTCACCCCTTGCGTTTTAACCACCTTCTTTAACCAAGTGCCACGACAACACATACGCTTTGTAGTACGCGCGAAACATGGACGCTATACCTGCTCTTTATTGCACTCATGGAAACAAACGGCAAGATTTAAATTTTATCAGAAATGCTCAAAGCTTCATACATAAGAGTGCATCCAACATCTTCCTAATTTTCCGTTAGTTGCAGTTAAACGCAGATATGCGTTCTTTTTACAGTTTTTCTTATTTTTGGGAGCCACGATAATATCTTTTTAATATTTAAGTCTAGACCTTTTTAGCATCAATCTGTTGATATGCCCACGTAGAATTTTGTATTAAGACTTTAATCACATCTTCATATGTGTGAATCTTGCCTGTTTCAGCTGTTAGTTTTCCGAGGATTTCTGTCAGCTTTTTGTGGGTTTCGTCGGATACTTTGATTGTTTTCACAGCTTATTCCTCCTTGATTCTCTTGCTTATGGGCCAGTCTTTCTGGGAGAGTATCTCCCTCACCTTTGGTATTTTTAGGG
The window above is part of the Candidatus Bathyarchaeia archaeon genome. Proteins encoded here:
- a CDS encoding NADH-quinone oxidoreductase subunit C; protein product: MSINIDEILKALSDALRDRILQTKSLRPEKTCIQVEAGAHKDAVKVLLKQDGNAGISAITGVDLGEKIELMYHIRICGTIITIGTIVSKENAKIESITDLIPGANFHEREVSDLFGVTFEGHPNPKRLILPEDWPENVFPLRKDVTAANFQSKTQISGASKDHERVSNGEKLVNIVLGPQHPALIEPEKFSLKVDGEIVKEVAPRIGYVHRGIEKAAESRTYLQNIYLVERICGICNACHATCFCQTVEAIMGVNVPPRARYLRTIILELNRIHSHMLLLGHAGLEIGYETLFHYMWRDREPVLDIMEELTGNRVITSFITIGGVRRDLKEEAISKINAGLASLKKKMSFYRQLFENDSTLKMRTRDVGVLSKQDALKLCVVGPVARGSGVDMDVRRDEPYAAYNEIPFRVITYDEGDAWARLMVRLGEIVESINIIQYALEHLPSGPYRIRVPRIVPAGEAIGRVEAPRGELFYYVKSNGTAYPERVKVRTPTFANIPAFVKIAEGGNIADVPASFVSLDPCFSCTDR
- a CDS encoding NADH-quinone oxidoreductase subunit B family protein; the protein is MSYILCDFGLVGAVDGFCCIGYSHGKCFVLRNLLIHCPFVWLVAFRWRRPLTSRASLLKWARLRSPWVLHFNSGACNACDIEVVALLTPRYDVERFGILLEPSPRHADVLLTTGVVTRQCADRLRRIYEQMPEPRFVVAIGACACSGGVFEGSYNVIGGVDKVIPVNVYIPGCPPKPEAIIDGILKLLDSLKEAKHVDKH